ACTTCAGTACCTTTTCTACTGCCCAGATCTCGTCTTGCTCTTCCCTCTGCTCTTAGAGTGTGACCTGTCATGTCTTCTGCACCGATTGTCAACATTTAGGGCCGATCCTGAAACCGAGAACTCACCTGAGTCATTTCTACGTCCCTCTTCAGCAAGGATCATGTCACATGTGTCCTCATAATTTAGTTTCATCTTGCCATTTGAACTACTCACATCCATCCTCATGGCCTCCCATCTATTTGACGGTGTTGCCAACAAAATCAACTTTTCTTTCATCAATAAACTCAATCTCTATAGAAGACAGTTGAAttgtgatcgtattgaattcattcaagtgttgggtcACATACATACATTCTGACATCCTCAGATTGAACAACTTTTTCATCAGGTGCACTTTGTTATTCACCGACggtttttcatatatatctgACAAAGCCATCATGAGATTGGCCATGGTTCTGTCCTTGAAAACATTTTGTGCTACTATTCTCTGTTTTGGAGAAGGTCAGCCGACCAATCCCCAGAACCTATCAATCTAAAAAAGTCCACTCGGTATCATCCATGCTCTCTAGCTTTTTTCTCAATAGTGGAAGATGGAGCCTCTTCCCGTAGAGATAGTTCTCGATCTGCATATTTCAGTACCCAAAATCAATGTCATCGAACTTCTCGATCGAGGGTGCTTTCACTTTATCTCCAGTCAGCGTTCTCCTTCAAATCTGACCTTAACTCTTGATACAAATTGTTGTGAAAAACACACACACGATGGCAAACAAACTAAAGCAATCACATGACACataatttacgtggttcggtaACTTGCCTACGTCTACAAACCTGCATAAATCTTATTGACTAGAGGAAATtataatcactcaatctcaactcactctcTCTAGAGCTTTTGCTCTCTCTCACATACTATGCACTCACTTAACTAATGTTCTCTCTagaaaatatgttgaaaatcgTGCATCATAAGTCAcgtattacatatttatagtaaaTAGTGCTGAAAACTCTAATTCTAGAAAAAATACGTCTTTGGCTCGAGCAGTATGTCGAGCACGCCTCAAGCGAGTAGCCAATCAATATTGGCTTGAGCGGGGTATCGAGggtggctcgagcgaacatagagatttgtgtctcgctcgagccaatTGCCATGTGAGACTCAAGCGAATTCACGAGTTGAGATTCGCTTGAGCGTTCACTCATCGGATGAGCTTCGCTAGAGCGAACTCACGGGTTTAGCTTCACTCGAGTGAAACTCCACCCACTCGATCGAACTCGCAGGTCGAGTTTCGCTCAAGCGCTAAGTCGAGTGACAGTTGAGCGAATTCTCTATTTCTCAATGTTCTGCTTGCAAACTAGGCTCCACAACAACTCAAcatgagggggagtgttaatctataaattaaataataaaatttacatattctcATTAACTTaaagcttttaaaaagaataatgctactcattATCCCAATTCTTATCATCcaatgatgtgacattagatgataggagactatttattatatttcacttgtgaacctatcatctaatgccacatcataagatgatgagaggatgatgaaaaaataaatgatgaataagttttttcatatatatagtttactTCTATATAACTTGCAAAACATACGTACAAATATATATGCACACCGCTAACGTGGTGGCTAGACATTGGTTTGGATTtggagatgagttgaaatggtttataaatagtagaataaaatatttttagaatattatttttaatattattattattttgagatttgaaaaaattgaattatttattatattttgtgagaaaatttagaaaagttgtaatgatgagatgagatgagttgaagtgattttgaatccaaaccacccTCCAATACATGCGTGCCACACGTTCGATGCTAATACGTGATTATATACGAGTTGCTAAAGGAAAAGACAGATAGTTATaagtatttaatttgtttttccttttttcattaGTGTACTCTGATCTTGCTTGCTATGGATCACATATGCTAGTCATTGTCATTGATGGAGGCTTAGAGAGCAATGAAGGGATAAATGCTTTGTAAAAGTATATATGCATAAACTTATAATCATAGTTCTTATTCATCCCATTCAATGCGAATCATTGCTCGAATTCCCATATTATTTGTCATCATAcgtagtcattttttttttcctctttttttttttcaagttagGTAGCAATATTGCTTGAGTCTGTGTACGTtctcatgaatttctttttttgatggatgaatatatatatatatatacacacacatatatatacatagttaTATCTAATTTTTGCCTAACAACCCACACAAGCAAAGACACAGTCATTGCCAATTTTGCCAAATCCTTATAAGGGTTGGGTTTGGCTTGATTTCCTATTGAAAATGCCATTTTTGAGGATTGGCTTGACCCTAGCTTAACCCTAGCTTGACCTTGGCTCGACTGTGGCTCGACCCTAGCTCAAGCAACCTTAGCTTAACACTTCACTCGAATGAAGCTTCAACCAGAGAATTTGCTCATTAGTTGCTCGGCAGTTAGGTTAAGATGGACACAACTCGAGAGTTCACTCAATACCCGCtcacactcagctcgagcggtATGGCAACCCAAACGTTCGCTCAAGCGAATGTTCGTATTTCAGGGTCTGTGTCGTTTCAGTATAAATATGAAtgtttctttattcattttggACTTTTTCACCTTTGAGGCTAGCGAAAGtttaaagagagaaagagtgatCCTCTTGTGATATTTCCAAGAGTGTATTGATACTTTGTGAAgaagattttgtaattaatcTCTTGTaatccatctttgttgatagtgaattcATTGAGACCGACCTCGCCAGTCGACGTAGGCTTACATTGAGCTGAACCACTTAAATATTGGTGTTCTGTGTGTGAatgttgttatttatttcatttgctTCCGTTGTTATACTTCAAATTAGTCTTTGATAATCGGTTTATCCCACAAACTGGGTATCAGAGCGCAGGCTCTATGCGAAGTCTTGAGGGACGGCTATGGTAAAGTTTGAAGTGGAGAAATTCGACGGTCAGAACAATTTCAGTTTATGGTACATCAAAATGAAAGCTTTGCTGCGACTACAaggtttgtcaaaggtattggATGGGAAGGTATCTTATGATTTCCCCGCACCAATAAGAGAAGATGAATAAAAGGCACACATTGCTATCTTGTTGTCATTATCAGATGGAGTTTTGAGGGAGGTTGCTGATGAGGAGACCATTGCTGGTGTTTGGGCTAAACttgaaaatttgtatataaagaTATTCTCACCAACCGTTTGTATCTGAAACAACATTTATACACgctcaaaatgaaggaaggtaaTCCTATTGACATTGACATTAAGCTTGAAGATGAGGATCAAGCCTTAGTTGTTCTGTGTTCGTTGTCTATGTCATTTGACAACTTTGTGAATTCAATATTGCATGGTAGAGATATTATTTCCTTAGCATATATGAAATCTGTTTTGAGTTCTTAGTAATTGAGAATTAAAGTGAATTTGAAGAAGATGGATAATCAAATCAGTGGTTTGTTTGTTAAGGGTTCCTCTAGTAGGGATAGATCCAGTGAGAGCAGTTCAAAGAAGAACATAGGTAAATCAAGAGACAGTTCACAATCAAAGTTTAACAAGAAACATGTTAAATATCATTACTGTCATAAATTTGGTCATTACAAAAATGAGTGTCCTAAATTGAAAGACAAAGAGGAAGGCACTAGTTCCTCTAATGTTGTTAGCGTTGCTGATGAAAAGTCTAATAGCTTTTATACTGTCTTAGCAATTAGTAACTCAAATAGTCGCTATGGTGATAAGTGGGTCACAGACTCAGCTTGTACTTTTCATGTATCCCAAGATGGACTGGTTCACTACCTAGAAGCCAGTAAATGGTGGTTACGTTTTGATGGGAAATGATATATTGTGTAAAATTGCTGGGGTTAGTTTAGTTCGGTTGAGAAACCATCtgaacttatctcatctcatcatttcaattttttttttaaattttcacacaaaatataataaaccattcaactttttaaaatttcaattcaattttttcaaatatcaaaacaataattatattaaaagataatttctaacaatattttattcaacttttattcaaaaccatctcatctcgtctcactatccaaacgggggcTAAGATGTTTGATGGGATTGTCAGGACATTGTCTAGCATCTGACACATCCcgggtttgaaaaaaaaaatcttatttctttgggtacTCTTGATTCTTTGGATTTTCGGTACATATGTGAAGGTAGAGCGATTAGAGTCAGTAAGAGCTCCATGATTGTAATAAAAGGGAATAAGACAGAtgatctttatttccttcagggcAGTACAGTGACAGGTGCAGCTACAATGTCTATTTCAAATGATCCAGTCTCAGACATTACCCGTATGTGATACATGCGTTTGAGTAATATGAGTGAAAATGAGATGTTTATTCTGAGTAAGCAGGGTTTATTGTGTGATcagaaaatagataaacttgAATTTTGTAAACATTGTGTATTTGGAAAATAGTGCAGGGTTCAATTTATTATAAGGGTTCACATAACTAAAAATACTGTGGACTATATTCATCCTGATCTCTGGGGTCCATCTTTTGTTCCATCGAAAGGTGGAGCTcaatatttacttacttttattgatgattactCAAAGAAGGTTTGAGTTTACTTTCTGAAACAAAAGAGTGATGTATTTGCTAATTTTAAACAGTGAAagattttgattgaaaatcagtCAGGCAAGAAGGTAAAACAACTTTGAACTAACAATGGTATGAAATTTTGCGGAGGTGATTTTGATGAAGTTTGCAAATATGAAGGCATTGTAAGGCACTGCACAATCAGCAAAATTGGGTAGCAGAATGGATGAATAGGACTCTATTGGAGAGAGCCCGCAGTATGCTTTCAAATGCCAGCTTGTCTAAAGATTTATGGGCTGAAACAGTCAACACAGCTTACTATTGGGTTAACCGCTCTCTAGCCACAACTATTGGTTTAAAAACTCCAAATGAGGTATGGTTTGGTACTCCCtctgattattcaaatttaaaaaattttggttatcctgcatatttccatgttaatgatTGAAAACTTGAGCAAGGGCAATGAATGATATATTCATTGGATATGCCAGTGGGGTGAAATTTCAGGTTATGGTGTAGTGATCATAAATTACTCAAGTTTGTAATTAGTAGGAATGTTGTATTTGATGAACAATCTACGATTAATCTGAAAAAGGAATTTACTGCGTCTACAGGTGAAGAACAGGGTAATGGCAAGAAGGTGAAGTTACAGGTTAAGGCTTCACAAGGGCGCATATTTATATTAAACGGCGCTGAAAACCCTAATTTtggcaaaaatacatttttcgcTCAAGCGAAATGTCGAGCGCGCATCGAGCGAATAGCCAATCAACATTGGCTTGAGTGGGGCATCGAGTGTGGCTTGAGCGAACATTAGGGTTTGTGTCTTGCTCGATCCCACAGTCACTCGAGATTCGAGTGAACTCACGGGTCGAGCTTCGCTCGATCACTAGATCGAGTGACAGTCGAGCGGACTCTCTGTTTCTCGAAGTTTTGCTTGCAAACCAGGTTCCACAACAACCCAACATGAGAGAGagtgttaatttataaattaaataataatatctacGTATACCTATTAACTTAAAGCGATATGacgaatatatattttttcatatatatagtttactTCTATATAACTTGCAAAACATAGGTACAAATATATATGCACACCGCTAACGTGGTGGCTAGACATTAAAAATCAAACCATAACCTCCAATACATGCGTGCCACGCGTTCGACGCTAATATGTGATTATATACGAGTTGTTAATAAAGGAAAAGACAAATAGTTATaagtatttaatttgtttttcctttttcattagTGTAGTCTGATCTTGCTTGCTATAGATCATATATACTAGTCATTGCCATTGATGGAGGCTTAGAGAGCAATGAAGGGATAAATGCTTTGTATTAGTATATGTGCATAAACTTATAATCATCTTTCTTATTCATCCCATCCAATGCGAATCATTGCTCATATTCCCATATTATTTGTCATCATACGTAgtcattttttcttccttttttttttcaagttagGTAGCAATATTGCTTGAGTCTATGTACGTTCTCATAAATCTCTTTTTTTGatggatgaatatatatatatatatatatatatatatatatttatataactattatatatatagttatatctTATTCTTACCTAACAGCCCACACAAGCAAAGATAGTCATTGCCAGTTATGCCAAATCATTATAGGTATCACACCATTTTAACAAGATAAAATCCCACCAATATTGcatatactctctctctctctctctctctctctctacataccTTTTCTTGCAATCTAAGCCTTGTGTCCATTTATATCCCGAAAGCCCAATACACACAACTGTGGTCTGCGATCCTCATTCGCCGGAAGAACCCTGAAGAATGAGCTCAGTTTGCATATCAAACTGTGTCAACGACGCACGTGACCCTCGTGTTCCCGTCCGTGCCACATACGTGAACCTCTATAAGTGGCCGGAGTCCGACGCAGAGTTCGTCCGGTCGTTCAGCTCCGCCGAAGGCCGCAGGGGAATGCATGGCCATCCCAGAGTGGTGGACAGCATCTCGTGCAGGCAGATGTATCTGAGAAGCTACAAGTTCTCCAGGAAAGAGACTGTGCCGGAGAAGACGCAGAAATGCTTCGGGAggttgagagagaaaatgtcTCCCGGAAAGAAGAGAAAGACTCAGGGGCTTAAAAGGAAGTGTTTGGTTTGGAGGAAAGTTAGGGAATTGTCGTGTGCCGCCTTGTTTAGGATCTTTCACAGGTTTTTGTCTTGCTCTGCTAGTGTAGACGTTATGGATGGAAAAGATTGACAACATAAGCTTTCTCTTCTTAATTCCTCTGTTTTTTATGCTCAGAACTAcattcacaaaaacaaaaaaacaaaggggGATGAATCTGGTGttgtgttcttttttctttagttttatgTTAAATTATGTTGAAGGGAAAATATTGCAATAGGGCATTGTGGCAAGAACAGTTCTTCTTTGTAAATCTGCATGTCCTGATCATCCTGCGGAGCTTACAAAAAAAACCATGTAATTTtgctctccttttttttttttttatttcagtgTGATTCTAAGCAATAATGTTTTGTATTTAGTAATGCTGTCGGTATTTTCAGTACTTCTTGTCCCTCTTTCTCCTACTCACGCATTATTACTCTCAAGTTACATCCATGAAGATCAAGGCCGAAAGGTATTTTTGTAGCTTTGTTTGTTGTTAACAGCAAGCGCAGGAATGCAAGGAAAAGTAAAGGTAGTACTTGTTGTACTAAGTTTCCACAGCTTTCCAAAGCTAAGGGACATTATAATCATGATAAATTAGAGGCGTggtagttatatataattttgggtAGGGTTGGTTTTTATGTTGTTTGTGATATGTTCCATTCTTATGTTTTCAATTATGTCAAGTTAATTCGGTTTGACCTGAACTCGACGTGTGATATTTTAGAGGTGACAATTAAGAATTGATTTGTACAGTCTTTGAGTGTACAAGTTATCCTTTAAATAAATGGTAATATTAGTGTGCCATCTAACTTTGATCGCTGGGCGTGtctaatattacaaattttattttttatttttctctttacatttttttaacatatttaaatatttttaaaaaataaatacaaatatactaatagtcatttctttaatcaataagcaaaaaaaaaaaactaaatatgtGAGCAATCAAAATGAGGGAATAAAATGAGGTGGCATAGtagaattattcttaaatttacttatcaaaaaaagaattattcttaaacaaaataggcaaaacattattttttcataacgggctctattttttttaacgaaAATGTGTAGAATTTAtacattctaaaactatatctaacaaTACTTGTGACAATTTTTATTACAATCAATGAATCCGATACAAATTGAATTCTTGATATAAAAACCTTAGTTATAGATAGAGATATAaacctttaatttatttttcttttgtttatggtCCGTTGGACCGTTactatgttttttatttaactaaCCCTCTCCTCTAACGTACTTTGACCGGGCAATATATTacgtaattaattagaattgacACAGCTGTATACTGAAACGccaagtaaataaaataaataattatgagtGGAATGGTGACGAAAAAACGGGCAAAAAGGTCTCGCTGGGTAATCACGTTTTTTGTACGTTGACGTCGTGATTGCCGGTTACGATATGTGCTTAGAGGTTTAGGTATATTTTTGGTTCAAAATCGATGAGCTGCATATAACGTTGAATCAGTCAGCAATTACTGCATCATCCCATTTGGCTGAATCATCACAACAACTGCAATTATGTCTCAGTCTACGTCCCACAGACACTGTTTCGAGGATCAGTATATCTGTATGAAACTGTATGGAGTTCGAAATCCtcctcatttaaataatatatatatatatatatagatatataaaatgagttatataatatttattaaaaagtttcATAAAcggtattatatattttaaaaattgagttattttatttttgtgctgATTTGAAGAGCACacaatttatatcatttaaatggtaaaatttaaaatttattttttaaattaaattattctatataAGTATTTTACTAAATATACTTTACACACTGAATTgattatagaatttttcttagaaaTTTAGACCCATCtcatatatttatctctctcgCTTTCTCCCTCATTTGAAAAGTTTTAAGTGAGAATAGTTTATGAAAAATGACAGTATGATTATCAAATATTCTTACCAAATATGCcaactcatatatttttattttatttttttaaaaatttttctgaataattaaataagtgactattagtaaatttatatatattttttatttttttcttaatggttaaggatatttaaaaaatacttcaagaaaaaagaaaaaaaaaaactcatttgataGACACATTTAGTAGTCACCTAGTATTATccaaagtttatatatttttgtgctTCTGAATTAACACATGCAGGATTCCTTACCGGTAAAATAGAAGGCAAATTGCCTTGGATTCTCTTTGCCAATAATAGAAGAGACCATAGACCAGAGAAAAGATTCTATTCTATGATGTATCTAAGAAATCTGTGTCCAATTGAAAAGTGAAACAACTTATTTGCACAATCTTTTATATACATTTTACATTTAGgttccatttatatatatatatatatatgatctcctaaattaaaattaatacatgatatatatatatatatatattaaagcaaCAGCTACTACTAAACTCTGCACCAAATACTGGACCAGACCAATTACTACTGTGACCCATTCAACATTTCTTTGCAATTTTCATCCTGTAAAGCCCACAGAGtgcatagatttttttttttttttaataataggaTGTCAGATAATAAAGTTCCGACTAATAACATACTTTATCAACTTCTATCcgggaaacaaaaaataaaaaaacccaaaaaatcttGAACTTTTGAATAAGATATATAAACTTCATACACGCTTTTTATACGAAAAATGTGACGTAATTTGATATggaagataatataattttaaacttttttttttttgataaatcaaattttgttatatgaatgtatgaatgatcGATTGAAGAAGCGTTCTCCACGCCGACCTGTTGGCAAAAGGACCCTCCCTAACATGTGCCACAAAAGGATAGAAGAAAAAACTGATCAGATTGGATGGGGAATGTTATTTGTGGTGTCAAATGCATGAACCGGATGGGCAAGAATGGGCGTGAAGTAAACAAGACAAAGATATAGCAATCATAACAGCCACCAAACCCACTGGTTTTGCTGAAACTTGCACTCTACGGAGATCATCAATACTCTTTGCTAAAACTTCTTTAGCTCCAATGGGACTCATGATCAACACCTTCAAGCATGGAAATTTGAGAACTGATATGATCATGACCCAGCAAATTCAAAGCACGCTGACAGTAACATGCATAAGTTGCTGTCGGGCCCAGGCAACTATTTATCATAAACAAATTGAATTTTACAGTTTCTTTCGTTTCAAGTTTCCCTTTGATAAGAGGGTCAAAACAAGGtggaaaaggaggaaaaagaacACATTTTCTTCTCCAGAGTGAGCTTAATAATTTCCATTTTCAGTTAGTTTTCATAGCATCAAATTTAACGTGGAAAAGGATTTCTGAATTTGAGTTCAATTAAATGTTCAATTAATGTTCAATTAATGTTCTAAAAGACTTATTCGagtagaatatatataagaaaggtctcgtttgtttttacaactcttttcatctcatctcatctaatcattacaattttatcaaatttctccacaaaataaaataaaaaatgtaactttttcaaattctaaaacaaaaataatattaaaaaaatatattataataatattttatttaacttttaattttaatctcaattaatcttatttgatttgtgaaaacaaacaaagcttAATTCGTGTGTTTATCTCTTTTCAATTTGAAACCCTTAATTCCAGACAATAAACTTCAGATCGAGCTAGCTACTAGCTTCTGTTCTTCGAGTTGCTGGCCTTGAAATTACTTCTCTACATGCATTTTGTTGCAATAAACAAAAGTTGGCCGACCAAAATCTCGATGAAATAAAAGGTTACACTCGTTGAGTGGCTTGTAGTCATATTTCTTTGTAACGATCTggccaaaaattttaaagtcggagtattgttaatttttattgaacCTAAATTATCTTTGATAAGCCATCTTGGATAAGTCCATGagtaataaattattgaaattgattacGAGTTTTAATTAAGCTTAATAACTatgttaaatctcatttattatttattgaacgagttagctagactccttttagaatttaaagagaggtcattagaaatttatttcaatttataatcaTTACTAATGAAGTCCCCTACGCAATCTCAGTCACTGccaatcctacattgaatgaactactagatcatgtttttaaattcaaactatctTCTTGAATGATTGCGACTGAGTCCAACTTGAACTCGTTGGTACCCTATCTcaaatctctttataaatattttcccttCCATGTGTTATTTgagaaaaatcataaaccttCGTAAGTGCAGCGACCGAACCCAAGATACCTAGTCCAGTATTGCGCGTGTCCAGGTTCACCATGCCAATAGGCGACTGCCTCATTCCTCTCACATCATCCCTCACGTTTTCTAGATCCTTCTCTCTCACGTTTGTTTTCTCTTAAACTCTCGGTTaatctatttctatttctaGCTAGCATCGAACGCATTAAAGGAAAGTGGTCACGCCCCGCAAATATCGGATTAGCGCTACAAGATAAgtaacttgatcataaattaggattaatatatgttagctagttatattattattatttgttaaacCCAAAATTTTAAAAGCCAATGTTTATGTTTCACTCATGTTATGATATCTGCAAACACGCCATTCGTCATAACCCATTAAAAAGGTTTCATTCTCCATATTATAGTTTTGTATGATtatgcatctcacgttgcataagagACAAGTTTTCGTAAGATAAAGTGTAAGATACTGATCAGATAAATTAGAtagtcattcagatgcatggtaccaatgcaattAGGGTGAATGTGCAAGCCATAGACTCAAGTGTGGACCGTGCACAACCTTACATACAtgattaagtgtgttggccagtccgACAAGTCAGTTAAGTCAGATAATTTAGATCAATTAGGTTAGTCAATATACCAAGAATATTTTCAAGTCATGCATCTCATCAACATATTtatgaacaatcatgattttaattctcaacatgaagatttttatgaaaactttatgttatatgtttatattatgatgGGTTTTTTACCAAGTCATcgattcattttagtttgtttttatgtttttaaactactCCAgatcagaatatttatgaaggtaaaACTGTAGGACGAGACTTAGTCAAAGGAGGCGTGATAGTGGCCTAGATCGTGTacagaaattttaaattatgattttatggcacaaattttgaaaaatttttaataaatgtttctgCGCACTCCCCCttaaaatctcaatatttttaataaagaacgattttataaaatttttgtatctggcacaattataaaaaaatattttaaagttaagtTCAATAATAACATCcgaattttctaaaaataactttaatcATGACCATGGGAGCGGGTTGTTACATTTCTCCTTCTCAAAATCCATACTTAAAAAAAGAGTTCTATTTCGGATTCGTGATCATTAAACTACtcattaaaagattaaaaataaaaataaaaataaagctcTAGTGCTCCACTCTGTCCTGGGTGTGTGGCAATCATCATACGTATGAATTGCCACGGCCTTGTATTTTTTAACTCTTTATGCTTGACAGGTGAAATGAATTGTCTAATGAATACTATCTCAAAATGATAGCTTCTTCTACTGTAAATACAGGGCGCAGAGGGAAGGCCAAAGAACCAGCCCTAAGGACTTGGATCACTTGTTTTTCCTTGTCTATTTTCTGATCGTATACTGCATGGAATAGGATCCTCAAGCGAAAGGGATAATtgcatttagaataaaaaatgggatatttttttttgatctTTTACCCTAACGAAATACAGTTAATTTCACATGTCCTATGCCATAAATGCAGTATACCCAGccaaaaacccaaaacaaaagacATGGATTTGAAGCTGGAGGTACTGTCAACGAACCCTCCTCGACAATTAGCTGGAGAAGTCGATACAGGAGAGTTTTGagttctttctttattttggatgagACATCACCAGGCATTGTAGAACACTTCCAAACATCCTGTTTTATGAGTTCTGTTGAAAACAATGTACGCATTAAATAATTCCAAACTTTTAACATTTCTTAGAAGTGGATAGCAGCCAAAACCCAATCCAAAATACATGGAACCAGAGG
This genomic interval from Juglans regia cultivar Chandler chromosome 3, Walnut 2.0, whole genome shotgun sequence contains the following:
- the LOC109021595 gene encoding uncharacterized protein LOC109021595; this translates as MSSVCISNCVNDARDPRVPVRATYVNLYKWPESDAEFVRSFSSAEGRRGMHGHPRVVDSISCRQMYLRSYKFSRKETVPEKTQKCFGRLREKMSPGKKRKTQGLKRKCLVWRKVRELSCAALFRIFHRFLSCSASVDVMDGKD